The sequence CATTATCTGATGTTACTGCTAAATCACTCAATCAGGCTTTTCAAGCAACCGGATACGTTGTTACTTCCTTCATTGGATGCAGACGTGCAGGTTTCTGCAGCAAGCCAGACTAAAGGCTCGAAAGGTGAAGGCGAAATTCCTTGGAAATCTGAGGTAACTAAAATACTACAGCATTGTGGAAATCTCCAAAGCTGCTGTTGCATTGTATGATGATTATAACATGCTTATGATTTTTGGGCGATTTGTTCGTTTTAAGGCTCAGAATTTCGTATAATCCTATGTATACTGCAGCTGGATGTAGCAATAACTGCTTCAGTCATTGAAAGTTCATCAACATTAGCTAGTGTGGAGTGTTGCACCGCTGTGAGCAGAAGGCCTTCACCTTCATCCTCAGCTCGTAGGGCTTCAACGCCTACTGGACGACCTTCTGCAAAATCGAGGCCCTCTCGTGCTTCCACACCTACATCAAGAGCTGCATTGCTGCCTTCTTCTAAACCTGCTGCTGCTCAAGCAAGATCTTCGACTCCAGTTAGGCCTACTTCTCGTTCGTCTACACCTGCCTCCAGACCTTCTATACCCGTTGTTTCAAAGTCTGAAACGAGGTCTGCTACACCTACACGTAAACCAGTTACTCCATCAACCACATCTGCTTCGGATAGATCTTCATCAGGGAAGAAAATTGTCTCCACAGTATTGAAAAGTTCGGTGCCCTCTCGTGGAGCTTCCCCAGTGGTGAAATCTAGGCCGTCAAAACCTTCTGATCTGCTCTCTTCGTCTCAAGACACTGATCAAAATATGAAGGTGTCATCAGCGCCTAAAAGGCCTGCTTCTGCATCTAGAGGAAGAGTGAGCTCCCACTCGACTTCTTCAAACGAGAAGCCAAGGCAGAAATCATGCTCCCCTGCCAGAGTGCGCGCTCCTGTCAGCTCTGCTGCTCATAGAACCGGGAGTAGCAAGGTGATGTCAAGAAGTCGAGGATACAGCAATGGTGGGGATGATGTTAACCCTGTGGTGATGGGGACGAAAATGGTGGATAGAGTCGTGAACATGAGGAAACTGGCTCCACCTAAACAAGATGAGTATGCTTCTCAAGAGAATTCTAGGAAATCATCACAGGAGAATTCGGGTTTTGGCAGATCACTCTCAAAGAAGTCGCTGGAGATGGCTATAAGGCACATGGTATTCATATTTTACGCGTTTCTTTCGCTTACACTAGCACATATCATAGCTACAAAATTAACATCAAAGTTCAGCATGGTGAGGCTTATTATGGCATGCATGTTTTATGCGTTTCTTTCATTTACACCAACTCATATCTTAGCTAAAGAAATGTGATACAGTAATCACACATGAAAATTCAGCATGATATGGCATATCATATGCATATTTTACGCGTTTCTTTCACCTACACCTACAGGTGTCATAGCTACAGAAATGTGAAATAGCATTTTAACATGAGGTAAAACATATTGTATGCAATTCTCTCTTAAACTAGCACATATCATTGTCATTGCTACAGAAATGTGAAATAGCCATTTAACATGAAAGTTCAGCTTGGTAAGGCATATTTTACGCATTTCTTTCACTCAAACCAACACGTATCTTTGCTAAAGAAATATGTTACAGGAACTTTTACACGAAACTTCAGCATGCTAAGGCATATGGTATACATATTTTACACTTTTCTATCATAGCTGCAGAAATGTGAAATAGCTAACATGAAAGTTCTGGATAATAAGGCATATGGTATTCATATTATTCGTGTTCCTTTCCCTCGCGCTAGCTCGTATCATAGCTACAAGAATGATCACTAACAAGCTTCGTTTGGACAGGACATTAGACGAAGCGTTCCAAACAAATCACAAACATCAGCAGCTTGTTCCGCCCGTGGCATTCAATCTGGTTGTGCTAAGATCAGCACATCTGCTGCTCCGGAATCTCCTCAAACGTCCAACTCTGACAGTTGGAAATCGAGCAGCTGCAGAAGCTCCTATTTTCTCAATGGGGCTGAGACGGATGACTGAACTTGTTGAAGCGAATTTGGGAGTGGAAGGGAAGGAAAATAGGGTACTGAAATATTGCATTTGGACATGCTATTTTTGATGATGATCCCTTTGCAATATTTAATGTTATTACAGTACATGCAAGTGTTTTTATGATTAAACTGTGTACGAAAAAATTGAAGGATTCTTAGTTCTCTTGCTTTAAAGTATAAATACAACTAGTTTCAGATACCAAATGGATGAAAATTTGAAGCTAGActcaacataaaataaaagaaaataaagatatttataaatttagtgGTGAAGAAATGAGTAGGATCGTGCCATTGTTGGTTGATCATATTTTTAGAAGCCAAATGAAACCTAATTGCATTAAACTTGAACTTAAAGATATTATTTATCTATATTGGGgagggcgtgtttgatattggctaatatattgtattagctaatttagtacagatcagtttagtgtttggtattatttagtaataatgcggatgacccggtttaatcccacgacccagtattattaatccagatttcttaggattaataataccacctcccccctaggattaacttaaaccaggatattctgtatttaactatgatagcaaacaccaactcagtattaataatatgtcattatccacgctaaatatcctggttacaaattatcctacataatcatttactgaaaatcaaacgagccctaagatataaaataaaaattattttcagtcattagatcatcaagatctacagttgattcattTCATCCAattggataaattcatgattttgagttcgaatcccaaatgtagcaaaaattaattttttgcaaTTTATACCCTTATACAACGAATTTAAATTCATGGTTTTGAATCcgaatcccaaatgtagcaaaaattaatttttcgcAATTTATACCCTTATACAACGAATTTATGagtgttctatataaaattcatacattttttttaatttttatttcttattttaagagatGTTCTCATGGTAGCCCTCTCCCCTATCTGTATTTCACAAACAAATTTAGGGAAAAAATTGCCCATCTTGATTTTTTGCTGAGTCCCTTGTATTTCAAGACGATTTCTTGCCGAGTCCCTTCAAATTTGCtatagaaaattttaaaatgctAGACGCTTCAAAACATCACTTGCAACATATAAGATATACAATTATTTGGAGAGACAACGTTAAAGATAACATAAAACATGTAAATAAAAGAGCTGCGGCTGCTCTCAATAAACTCTATACgaggaattttattttaatcaaatagtttttagctttgttttgtttattgttttgattttttaggtttgaaataataaatgataatacAAATAAGCTCTATCTATTAGGAGTCTACTGCTCCTAAAGTTTTGAGTGAAGCGCTTGGTCTACTGAAAGAAGTTGATTTTATGTTGATGTTCCCATTCGCCTTCTCTTCTGAACTATTGACATTGATTAAGAATTTACCTGAAGACCAAGCCAAAACACTTTATGAATATGTACAACACTTCTTTTTTGCAGCTTAAGGCATATAACCTAGATAAATTTTTAGAATTGATAAGTCTTGAGAAAATATTCGGCAAGACTAACAGTGAAGAATAAGGAAAACCTAAAAATGcaatacataaaaaaaaggacgagcaacaacaaaaaatatatactccctccgtcccaatattgttggccacattcttttcggcacgggaattaaggagttgtagattagtattttaagtgtgtgggtaaagtaggagagagaatgtaataaagtaataaagtaggagagagaatgtgataaagtaggagagagaatgtgataaagtgataaagtaggagagataatgtgataaagtaataaattgaatgtgataaatatttccattttaggaaagtggccaacaataatgggacacccaaaatagaaatgtggccaacaatattgggacggagggagtactactaTCATCATGACATAGAAGATGATAATAATTGATGGTTGAATTGTTGGTTCACATTTTCAACTGTAAATTATGATGCTAGTAACTGAAACAAAAAAGTAATGTTTTGAATCTTAGAGTTTGATTTCAGCAGTGATTGAATTGTTCTTTGATTTATGCTACCAACCCAAGCAGCCCGTCGGGTCATGTGGGCCATGGGCCAAATTGGCCCGTTAATTATCATGTATGACTACTCAAATTCCAAAGTCTAATTAGGATTTAAATAgtgtttcattttcatttttttatgagTTTGACAGCCCtagttattttctaattttttaagatGCTAGATGCCTCAAAACATCACTTGCAGCATATAAGATATGCATTTATTTGGAGTGACAACGTTAAAGATAACATAAAAGATGCAAATAAAAGAGCTGCGGCTGCTCTCAGTAAAGTTTATACgatggaattttattttaatcaaataGTTTTTAATtagctttgttttgttttgattttttatgtttgaaataataaatgataatgCAGATAAGCTCTCTCTATTAGGAGTCTAATGCTCCTAAAGTTTTGAGTGAAGCGCTTGGTCTACTGAAAGAAGTTGATTTTATGTTGATGTTCCCATTCACCTTCTCTTCTGAACTATTgacattaattaagaatttaccTCAAGACCAAGGCAAAACACTTTATGAATATGTACAACACTTCTTTTTTGCAGCTTAAGGCATATAACCTAGATAAATTTTTAGAATTGATAAGTCTTGAGAAAATATTCGGCAACACTAACAgtgaagaacaagaaaaacctaagaatgcaatacagaaaaaaaaaaagcacgagcaacaacaaaaaatatatactactaGCATCATGACATAGAAGATGATAATAATCGATGGTTGAATTGTTGGTTCACATTTTCAACTGTAAATTATGATGCTAGTAACTGAAACAAAAAAGTTATGTTTTGAATCTTAGAGTTTGATTTCAGCAGTGATTGAATTGTTCTTTGATTTATGCTACCAACCCAAGCAGCCCGTCGGGTCATGTGGGCCACGGGCCAAATTGGCCCGTTAATTCTCATGTATGACTACTCAAATTCCAAAGTCTAATTAGGATTTAAAtagtatttcattttcattttttttatgagttTGACAGCCCtagttattttctaattttttaagatGCTAGATGCTTCAAAAGATCACTTGCAGCATATAAGATATGCATTTATTTGGAGTGACAACGTTAAAGATAACATAAAAGATGCAAATAAAAGAGCTGCGGCTGCTCTCAGAAAAGTTTATACgatggaattttattttaatcaaatagtttttagctttgttttgtttgttgttttgattttttatgtttgaaataataaatgataatgCAGATAAGCTCTCTCTATTAGGAGTCTAATGCTCCTAAAGTTTTGAGTGAAGCGCTTGGTGTACTGAAAGAAGTTGATTTTATGTTGATGTTCTCATTCGCCTTCTCTTCTGAACTATTGACATTGATTAAGAATTTACCTCAAGACCAAGCCAAAACACTTTATGAATATGTACAACACTTCTTTTTTGCAGCTTAAGGCATATAACCTAGATAAATTTTTAGAATTGATAAGTCTTGAGAAAATATTCGGCAACACTAACActgaagaacaagaaaaacctAAGAATCCAATACAGAAAAAAAAGGACGagcaacaacaaaaaatatatactactatCATCATGACATAGAAAATGATAATAATTGATGGTTGAATTGTTGGTTCACATTTTCAACTGTAAATTATGATGCTAGTAACTGAAACAAAAAAGTTATGTTTTGAATCTTAGAGTTTGATTTCAGCAGTGATTGAATTGTTCTTTGATTTATGCTACCAACCCAAGCAGCCCGTCGGGTCATGTGGGCCACGGGCCAAATTGGCCCGTTAATTCTCATGTATGACTACTCAAATTCCAAAGTCTAATTAGGATTTAAATAgtgtttcattttcattttttttatgagtttgacatccctagttattttctaattttttaagatGCTAGATGCTTCAAAACATCACTTGCAGCATATAAGACATGCATTTATTTGGAGTGACAACGTTAAAGATAACATAAAAGATGCAAATAAAAGAGTTGCGGCTGCTCTCAGTAAAGTTTATACGATGgacttttattttaatcaaatagtttttagctttgttttgttttttgttttgattttttatgtttgaaataataaatgataatgCAGATAAGCTCTCTCTATTAAAAGTCTAATGCTCCTAAAGTTTTGAGTGAAGCGCTTGGTCTACTGAAAGAAGTTGATTTTATGTTGATGTTCTTACTCGCATTCTCTTCTGAACTATTGACATTGATTAAGAATTTACCTCAAGACCAAGCCAAAACACTTTATGAATATGTACAACACTTCTTTTTTGCAGCTTAAGGCATATAACCTAGATAAATTTTTAGAATTGATAAGTCTTGAGAAAATATTCGGCAAGATTAACAgtgaagaacaagaaaaacctAAGAATGCAATACAGAAAAAAAAGGACGagcaacaacaaaaaatatattctaCTATCATCATGACATAGAAGATGATAATAATTGATGGTTGAATTGTTGGTTCACATTTTCAACTGTAAATTATGATGCTAGTAACTGAAATAAAAAAGTTATGTTTTGAATCTTAGAGTTTGATTTCAGCAGTGATTgaattgttatttgatttatgctaCCAACCCAAGCAGCCCGTCGGGTCATGTGGGCCACGGGCCAAATTGGCCCGTTAATTCTCATGTATGACTACTCAAATTCTAAAGTCTGATTAGGATTTAAATAgtgttttattttcattttttttatgagtttgacatccctagttattttctaattttttaagcTGCTAGATGCTTCAAAACTTCACT comes from Salvia miltiorrhiza cultivar Shanhuang (shh) chromosome 3, IMPLAD_Smil_shh, whole genome shotgun sequence and encodes:
- the LOC131016543 gene encoding uncharacterized protein LOC131016543 isoform X4, which codes for MLLLNHSIRLFKQPDTLLLPSLDADVQVSAASQTKGSKGEGEIPWKSELDVAITASVIESSSTLASVECCTAVSRRPSPSSSARRASTPTGRPSAKSRPSRASTPTSRAALLPSSKPAAAQARSSTPVRPTSRSSTPASRPSIPVVSKSETRSATPTRKPVTPSTTSASDRSSSGKKIVSTVLKSSVPSRGASPVVKSRPSKPSDLLSSSQDTDQNMKVSSAPKRPASASRGRVSSHSTSSNEKPRQKSCSPARVRAPVSSAAHRTGSSKVMSRSRGYSNGGDDVNPVVMGTKMVDRVVNMRKLAPPKQDEYASQENSRKSSQENSGFGRSLSKKSLEMAIRHMDIRRSVPNKSQTSAACSARGIQSGCAKISTSAAPESPQTSNSDSWKSSSCRSSYFLNGAETDD
- the LOC131016543 gene encoding uncharacterized protein LOC131016543 isoform X2; translated protein: MAASVQFRPQNRDLGMVMREVDEDLAIFLGIRNVEMEKNDHLLVEESHQFDDELKCAKTCLVGADDNFLNLEMEMRDHDWLFKQPDTLLLPSLDADVQVSAASQTKGSKGEGEIPWKSELDVAITASVIESSSTLASVECCTAVSRRPSPSSSARRASTPTGRPSAKSRPSRASTPTSRAALLPSSKPAAAQARSSTPVRPTSRSSTPASRPSIPVVSKSETRSATPTRKPVTPSTTSASDRSSSGKKIVSTVLKSSVPSRGASPVVKSRPSKPSDLLSSSQDTDQNMKVSSAPKRPASASRGRVSSHSTSSNEKPRQKSCSPARVRAPVSSAAHRTGSSKVMSRSRGYSNGGDDVNPVVMGTKMVDRVVNMRKLAPPKQDEYASQENSRKSSQENSGFGRSLSKKSLEMAIRHMDIRRSVPNKSQTSAACSARGIQSGCAKISTSAAPESPQTSNSDSWKSSSCRSSYFLNGAETDD
- the LOC131016543 gene encoding uncharacterized protein LOC131016543 isoform X1, yielding MPSWLFPSASVQFRPQNRDLGMVMREVDEDLAIFLGIRNVEMEKNDHLLVEESHQFDDELKCAKTCLVGADDNFLNLEMEMRDHDWLFKQPDTLLLPSLDADVQVSAASQTKGSKGEGEIPWKSELDVAITASVIESSSTLASVECCTAVSRRPSPSSSARRASTPTGRPSAKSRPSRASTPTSRAALLPSSKPAAAQARSSTPVRPTSRSSTPASRPSIPVVSKSETRSATPTRKPVTPSTTSASDRSSSGKKIVSTVLKSSVPSRGASPVVKSRPSKPSDLLSSSQDTDQNMKVSSAPKRPASASRGRVSSHSTSSNEKPRQKSCSPARVRAPVSSAAHRTGSSKVMSRSRGYSNGGDDVNPVVMGTKMVDRVVNMRKLAPPKQDEYASQENSRKSSQENSGFGRSLSKKSLEMAIRHMDIRRSVPNKSQTSAACSARGIQSGCAKISTSAAPESPQTSNSDSWKSSSCRSSYFLNGAETDD
- the LOC131016543 gene encoding uncharacterized protein LOC131016543 isoform X3; the encoded protein is MVMREVDEDLAIFLGIRNVEMEKNDHLLVEESHQFDDELKCAKTCLVGADDNFLNLEMEMRDHDWLFKQPDTLLLPSLDADVQVSAASQTKGSKGEGEIPWKSELDVAITASVIESSSTLASVECCTAVSRRPSPSSSARRASTPTGRPSAKSRPSRASTPTSRAALLPSSKPAAAQARSSTPVRPTSRSSTPASRPSIPVVSKSETRSATPTRKPVTPSTTSASDRSSSGKKIVSTVLKSSVPSRGASPVVKSRPSKPSDLLSSSQDTDQNMKVSSAPKRPASASRGRVSSHSTSSNEKPRQKSCSPARVRAPVSSAAHRTGSSKVMSRSRGYSNGGDDVNPVVMGTKMVDRVVNMRKLAPPKQDEYASQENSRKSSQENSGFGRSLSKKSLEMAIRHMDIRRSVPNKSQTSAACSARGIQSGCAKISTSAAPESPQTSNSDSWKSSSCRSSYFLNGAETDD